The following DNA comes from Malania oleifera isolate guangnan ecotype guangnan chromosome 12, ASM2987363v1, whole genome shotgun sequence.
GTGCCTGAGCCAAGCATTCTGCCTCATAATCAACGCTTACAGCCTCAGCTAGCTgaataaataaaaacaatcagTATCGGCTACAACTACAATCATTGTACATAGACTATTAACTCAAACGAATACACTGTACAATGGGTGGGAACCAAAAATGCCATAGCTGCCATAGCCAAACAGCTATTGGCTTCACTGGGTTATCTTGACCTTCTATGGACCAGTTCCACCATAGGTAGCCATCAACAAAATAAGCTCCATACTTTGTAATGAAAGTTGGCAGCAGTTGAAGATGACTGCCCGAACAAAAAACATTCAGCACCCAACATATGATTGCTACAGCTTCACACAGGTTAATTCTATCTGAAAAATTTGTCAGATCAAGCAAAGAGCTTCAGTAAACTTAGCAAACAATTTGACAAGAAATACTTTTGGCAGGAAGAATGGACAGTTTCATTGTGATATCAAGATAGAAGGGAACTGTGCCCTTctccattcccccccccccccccttttttttgttGGGGCTTGCTGGGTATCTCTGCCCCACGTCTCTGTCACTTTGAAGTTGAAACAACTGCATTTTGATGATGATGATCATCGTAGGTGTTCAATTTCAAATTGGAAATCAGCAGATTCCAGATAGAGGAAGATGCCAATGGAGGAGAGGGGAGGATAATATAATATGGTGGCCAGCAAGTTAACATCCAGTATTTTCAGAGAGAGATAAATTATGATGTGGATGAGGTCCAAATAGATGTGCATCATCACCTTCTTTGTCAGCCATATTGCGCATGGTCAATTTCTACTTGAACTTCCCACAAGAACCTGAGACATGGTGGTCGCCACCCGTTTCATGTATGAATATTTGAGGAAGCTGTTCTCTGCCACAAACAAACATCACCAGTTTAGTAGATCTAAAAACTTCAAATCACATGGAAAAATAACAAACCCTTTATTAGTATGACAACAACAAGAATGAAATATTTGGCCATCAAGATACAAAATCACAAAATAGAGCCATGGAGTTGAGCTATAGATTATGGGCAATTGGCAAGGGAAAAGAATTAGAAAGAAGTAGATTTGCAGAAGCAGAGCAACTCGAAACAACTGGATAAAATAATACTAATTAGAGATGACTTAGCgtcacgagccaagcttgttcaaggcagtatgcttgcctgtgaccccTTGCCTTGTGTACATGGGATGTGTAACCATTATTTAAGTAGTACTACAGGTTTTTTCATTTAGTATGTTTATGCCTTGGTGTAAAGCATGATTCCGAGGTCaagttgatgtttcctagtgtcaaagCTAGAATAGCATATAAGCTTCTTTAGGGGAGAATGAGTGTTCATcggtcattgtaaaactcactagcattttgtaaatgtgtttagcctacttgcctctctcgctaaacacacattgcCTACGGAGGTGTTATTAATACACAACGTTGACTCAACGTTTACCACATGATTGTCATATGCTTATAtgaattgcttactgcttccACTTACTATGCATTTGACGGTTGTGAATGCGTTATAGTGGTAAACCACGTTATACTTTGGCTGACTAATAAAGCAAAAGTGCTGTAACTAGTGcagcacggcccttcacaaggtaTGAAGTGTTCAGCCCCTGACAGTTAGGTTTGGCCAAAAAGACCAAAGTGCAGAAACCCTGAAAAGATGAGAAGCGTTACTTGCAATGATTTAAGTGTAGGAGAAAGCCTGAGTTGCAGACAAAGTCGTAAAAGGAGATTATCCAAACTCTGACAAGTGAGGAAAGGTGGTTAATAACTTCTGTTGTGGACCACATGATAGTTGTGAAAAGCAATGATAAATTGGAAAACCCATTGAACTACACTTATTCAGGAATTCAATCACACTTGAACAACCTGAAACCATAGATCTTAGTCTATATAGTAAGAAACCAAATATTCTCGAGTACTCCTGTACTTTCTTTTTACTTGCTCGTCTCATTTTGCATAATTTATTCACTTCATCAAGGGTATGTTTGTTGGGGAGATAtggagagaagagaaaagaaactaaTAGAAGAGAAGGGAAACTAGTTTCTCTCCTGTTTGGTTCACCAAGAGCAAAACTTGAAGAAATCTATACTTTTGTGGTTGGTTCAACAAatgagagaggaaaagaaaagaaacagtATATATTCAGTTTATAATATTATCCTTTATATGGAAAGTGCAGGATAATAGGGTAATAACTAATGacaataagtaaaataatttacattaatatatatatatatatatatatatatataattttttacatTAATCCAATTGCACAAGATCCCTTAAATGCAGCACATTAAACTccatatgaaaatattttcagtGGCCgtatattttttagaaataatcaaactatatataaaaataaagtaaCATACATGAGATTTCTggttttaggaatttttttttattttgttaaggGACAAAATTGTCTTTGCAAAGTTGAGAGTTGGTCATTGTCTCATTGAAGAACATACTTTTCTTTTTGTAAAGTTAAGAGTTGGTTTCTCTTCATTTCTCTCCAAATCTCTCTGATTTGGGAAGAAAAAGGTAGGCCTTTCTCACCCCTTTTTTTCTCTCCTCGTCTCTcgacttcttttctcttcttcccTCTTGAGCAAAACGAGAAATGCAGAGAAACTATTTCTTTTCCGGCCTCTTCACTCCACCCTAAAACTAACACTTTTTGACAACTCAAGTCCTCTGTACCACTTTTTCTTCTAAAACTCTGCTCTCCATCCTTCATTTGGGATGCATAGACACCAGATTCTACTGTCAAAAAGtttatgaatgaaaataagaaaaatatataattatttttggcAGCCAAGTTTTCATATTGAAAAGGAACATAGGTAATAAGCTTAGAAAGGAAAAATCTTCATCATAGAACAATTACTAACGTTTCATTTGCTTCTTGGTAACTGTAGCTTGCCGCAATAGCCAGAAGTTGTCCTCCATTGTTGTACGATAAGGAAGCTACACTACTGGGGCACCTTGCCAACTGACAAGAGAGAACATAACAATGAAGGTAATGACAagtgagaattttttttttaaatagaaaaggtaagttgtaatgattcatgtgacaACAGGCATATGCATATTTTACATGAAAATAGGCATCTGGTCCGCATCCAGACAGGAGACAGCAATATAGGAGTCCTTCAAACCACTCATTTATGTACCAATTGCTTTTTCATGACTAGAAGTTGTTGCATGGTTTCAAACCAAGAAAAGATAAGAAAATAACACAAGAAAAACCATTTATCACCTAAAGTATTACTTGGTTTGATATCTTTATGatataataaaaacttaaattaagGTGTTATTGATTACTGGTCATATTTAATGGTAATCAACAAAGCTTTTCTGAGGTGGAGTCTTCCAACAGACTAAATTTGGTTTTTCTGATCATGCACTCAGACACTAATTGTGTTATACATTTATAAATCAACAATCATCATCTTCAAGGTAAGAAATTCAACCATTTTTTTTCAGTTCAGACATAAGATCTAAGAGTTCCTTAGACCTTCTGTATATATATCAGGGCATAATACAGAGCATTAGTGCAAGTACCAGCATATGCAAATAGAAAACTTGCATCAAAATCAGATACAAAGTACCTCAAATATTCTTCTCCTACTTTGAGAATCCCATGCACAAATGTATCCTTCATTATCGCTGGTGACCAAAATACTACTGGTGCTAAATCACAAAAACATAAAATTGTTAAGCATTCCTAGCCTGTGATGATAAGCTAATAATAAAGGCAGACATACAGTGGATTAAATACAATGTCATTCACTGCTACAAGATGATCTCTTCCATTTTTTGACTTCGGATGACACCGAAAAGTATACCTGTAAAGTTCATGAAATGTGAAAAGGACCATAAGGCGCTGTAAATAGTCCAAAAATTATAACAAAAACCTTATGCAAGCACAACACTGAcattaaataaatcaaattctGAAACCCCTCATTGCAGAGCATACAGTTACGGTATATTGGTATCATATGAAAAGATAATATAGCAGTGCCATTAGTGCTCAGTTGTGGGAAAATTTTTCAGGTTTTAACAACATTTTGAATGATGCTTGGTTGACCGAGTAAGATAATCTAGAAACCAACCCCAAGTCATTTGAATTAGATGGATGGGGAATCTCCAATGCTACCCGTCCATCAACTGTTCCAGCAGCGAATCCTGCATGAATAAAAAACCTATTCAAAAAAACTTAAATACTTTGTTAAAGGAATTGCCATTATACAACCATATTTTGATAGAAGGAATTAGTAATTTGCAATAATAGAAAATCCAAATAGCTGGAGCAGTTTCTACACTGAAGATGTGATTAATTTCTACTTGCACAAATTAGTCAATCAGACAATATCTAAAACAAACAAGAAGACGGCACAGATTTTACCTTGGCAAAATTCAGGTAACAGGAAATGGAATGTCCCAATAATAATGGCAAAGTTTTAAAATGTTgcttttttcatgaaaataaataaataaataaatttaaactaCATCATTTACAATTTGCAAAAGTGGCACGGAGTAATACCTTCACAATTATTAGGAATTGAGCGTATACATCTTATTCGAAGGTTCGTATATGATTCTTTTACTTGGAGTGATCTCTCCAAATTACGCAAGTCATACATATTTATGGATTCTCCGGTGGCAAACATCAAATTAAACCCACAGAGTGACATGGAATCCACCGCAGCAGTCAGAACTTTTGTGTATGTGAGTGCCTTTGCACAGCGTATGTCCCAAGACATTATCTTCCTGTCCCAACCAGCAGAAATCACTTGATCTACAATCAGAAAGAGcacaatttaatttttcatttaaataagCAGAAAGACAAAACAAAGCAATAGATAGGAACCACTTATGTAGCACAATGAACTTCCTATGTGTCAAAGATAATTATCCATCTGTAAGAGAGTATCTGTTACAAGTCTGGAAACACACAATTTGGGAGCTTGGGTTTAGGGTCTGACCTTACACCTTCACAATCACATGTCCTGAAGTACCTACCATATCTAGGCATGCGAAATGTATAACAGTGGAGACAAACTCAAAAAACATTGTATCCTCACTACTAGCAGTCAGATACATAAATCCATTTTTCACAGCTTAAAAGAATGAAATAATCTTGTCCAACTTTTCTCATCGCATCCTTAAAAGTTTCAAGTTTCACCCATCCTCAACAAATTGGATTACTCAGATATCTTATGCCTATTTCAATTTTTTGTTGTAATCGTCTAGAATTTAAATGCAGGGCATGTAACCCTTAAATAATATTATCACCCTATAAATTTCCTCATTAGATTGTTcaacaaattataaaaatattttgagagttaaaTCTGTTTTGCCTGACAGTGAAGAGGTATAAAGTTCCCACCAGAATTAAAAGAACATTTGTCTAAAtacaaataataattttaaatagaaACAATACTGAAACTTGAAGGCCATCACAGTAAATACACAGCCTTGATCTCCAGCAAACAGTTTACAATTGCCATTAGCTCCTTGGCCAGATATTTGTACTTTCATTTGAACTGCTAAAGTCCAGATTGCATGTCAATTTACATGAATTCTtccaaaacaaaattaaaaaagtaAAGCCTGTTTAAATTATAAACTGCATAAATATGACATCTCTTCTTGTAAAATTAACTTCACCCTGGCTAGATCCATCCCCATACATGAGGTTGACCATGTTAACTCTCCTTTGGTTCACAAAATCATAAACCCATAATTTTATCAAAAATATCTTTAGTACATTCAATTTTGATACAAATCAGGCGAAGATAAAGGCAAGTCTCACAAAGCTCTCTCTCACAAGAATATTGTTGATATTTTATAAAGGCAGAAATGATTCAACAGGAACCAATGCACTAGTAGTAAATCGCCAACCTAAAAGCCCAAAAAGAGAACAAGATAGAGTTTACAAAATAAATATGCTTTTGTGGTGTTTAGTTTGTGGACTGAACCAACGATTCCCAGGAATCCTCATTGGTTCCAAATTTTTCTCATGTTTAGTTCACATTTTATAATCGAAACGCTATATATTTCCACAAATCTATTCAACACTGGCATTCCTATTCCCATTAAAAAGGTGGGTATCCAGATTCCCAGGCTGTGGgaatcacaatatatatatatatatatatatatatatgagtgacAAAAAAAACCTtggttatattttaaaaatcgAAAAATACCCTCGCTTCTTAAAAACCTATTGCAATCCCAAATTAATGTTCTTTCCCACACTCTCCCCCATTGTACGaatagatttttaaaataatgtGGGAATTTTGAGATGGAAGTTGGTGTTGACTCATGgattttaagtttaaatttagaTTATGTAGGTTCAGTTAATATGGAATataccaaccccccccccccccaagaaaaaataaaaataaaccttGAATCTTCAAAGGAATTGGAGGGGAGCATGTTGAGATTGCAGCTGGTGGACTCGTCGGCACCCGCACCAACCAGCTGCTTATGCCAAATTTTGAGCTGCAGTAGGTGGAAACTGGCAGCCACCTTCACCTACATTGCCCTCCTTGGTTGACTTGCACCCCCCATCTCAGGCTATATAAATGTGATgggtgttgtgtgtgtgtgtgcagagtAGAGCAGTAAGGTGTGCAGAAGCTGTGTGCATTGTgtgacaaagagagagagagagagagagagagagagagttgagttgaaggcagtagcctcctcctccttgtattattctcCCAATTATAGTGAAGTTGTGcgtgctccgtggatgtaggtcaggttggaccgaaccacgtaaatccgatgttccatttttgttatttatttttgcccgtgtgtgattgttgctcctagaTCCACCCCCAACAGAGCATTATcatttgtttttgtttctttgcTTTAAGAGGATCTCTTATCTGCCGCCCCTAGTAAATTCTTCTCTTTCCTgataatgaatttctttttctaccAAAAGATAAAAACAAGGCTAAACAATATAACTTGATAGGCATATTTGTGAAttgcatattattaatattattgttttaaaaatagTTGAACTATTGCATTAGCTTTGAATTATATGTGATTTGTGTTGGGGGGTGGATCTAGGAGCAACAATTGCACACGAACAAAATACACAGCCACaatggaacaccagatttacgtggttcggttgaatcaacctacgtccacggaatACACACCAATTCACTATAACCGGgagaataatacaaggaggaggaggctattgccttcaactcaactctctctctctctctcacaccaCACTCTCTGTTCTGCACACACAGCTCTACACATGAGATCTTGCACACACACAGACATCTCATTTATAGCCATGGAGGGGGGGTGCAAGTCAACCAAGGTGGGCAATGTAGGTGAAGGTGGCTGCCAGCTTCCACCTACTGCAGCTCAAAATTCAGCATAAGTAGTTGGTTGGTGCAGCTGCTGACGACTCCACCAGCTAcaatctcaacaatctcccacttagagaAAAGtagcatctcaaccagtgtataggcaaatgatgtgctcatatctatcttcaagcatgaagatCAACTGAaattgagcacaacttcagcttctcaatAGTCACCACCTTCCTATCTACTGGATTCTTGCAGactaatctgatggttgtcagcttcacaaaTGGTGCAAAGATGTCAGTGTAGTCAATCCCTCCCTTCTGcttgaagcctttgactaccaaccgagccttgtaCCTCCTAGActcatcatgctcctctttgattttgtacactcacttgttgtgaaggaccttcttacctttgggcaattCAGCTCAGGGCTAGCTCTTCGCAATATGGGGTCCtaagcgaatgatttaattagggccattaatattttgtttgatttttatttttaattaaaattaatttttctaactttttgagattcaaaatcattaattaaagttttatattcaatattttcaagtttttttttttttttttttgtctattgATAACATAACcaatccatttaatctttctgGTGACATAGTTGAtcgtaaatatttttttataagtttaagttttgaaaaacttctttctaCAGAAACTACTGTCACAGGtatcgttaataaaattctataagcaataaatgcatttgaaaaacaatctatcttttttataaatacattgagacttgaaaaagaaagaataaaattgCATTTACTTtgcattttaaaatacaatttcatttacttAATTGTGGGAAAATCAATGTATGGGAAGATagcatcataaataatgttaacattattacattaaaaaaaaatttaggggcCCCAAAAGGCAAACACCTCAGCCACCTTAAGGACAGGCCGGCACTgactcagctagttcccacgttctgttggaggtgagggacttcatcttgTCTTTCATCACAAGCTCCCACTTgttcgtatctgccacctgacatgcttcatcatagcattcgggctctcctccatttgtaagaAGTAAAAAATTTATATACCTTTTATTTGATACATGGGGCCAAGtatcctaagctccggagctagAGTAGAAGGcggtggtgcgacaatctgctccactTATTCTTtcgcctgaggattctcggcatccTGCTGTTGCGTCCcgacaccttctaggacatcatccatatctacatagGTTGACTCTCTTTGAACTGGTTCGGTGGATTCTGCTATGTGTCTGTccttgtacatcaccttttcgttGAAAATCACGTCTCTGCTTCTGATcaacttcttgttttcatcatcccaaatgcaatacccatattcatcttcaccataaccgacgaaggtgcatttccGAGACTTaggatcaagcttgtttctgacattatcattgatatgtacatatgcaacacaaccaaaaactttcaaatgtgaaatgTTCTCCTCTTTTCCACTTCATACCTCTTCTGGTATACGgtggtccaatggtactgatggaccccTATTAATCAAGTACGTTGTGCCGATTGCTTCTGCCCAGAACTGCAATGGTAAGTCTGATTGTATACGCATGCTTCTAACTCTTTCAGCCAACATTCGGTTCATCCGCTTGGCTACGCCGTTGTGCTGAGGCGTACCTGGCCCAGTTCTTTCCATCTTAATACCATGTTcagagcagaatttcttgaacccggTGTCTTCATACGCACCACCATTATCTGTTTTCAACTTCTTGATTCTCAAACAAGTTTCGCTTTCAACCATAGCTTTTCATACCCTAAAAGTATCAAAGACTTCCGACTTATACTTCagaaagtaaactcataccttccgagAATGATCGTCAATGAACGTGACGAAGTAATTCCTTCCGCCTATGGATGAGATGGGTgtcggtccccatacatctgagtggactaattctagtctctccttctttggggcacAGGTGTTTGTCTAGAAATTGACCATCTTCTATTTCCCGAATATGCAATCCTCGCACACGTCAATCTCGACCGACCGTAAACCACTCAATTTTCTCTTTgggtgcatcaccctgagtcctttctcgctcatgtgaccgtgtcgttggtgccagatgttgctgtcgtcatttcctaCAGCAAcagaaatagacatggaggcattggaggttagataaAGTATTctgcttttcttacctcgcaTAATCGTTAATACACCCTTTGAAaccttccattcatcgccaatgaatgtcATCGTGTATTTCTTATCTACCAGTTGACCAActaaaatcaaattctttctcaggtttgGAATATATCTGATATcgttcagcttccatactgacccatttatcgtgatcttcacaactcccttgctagctatgtcgcaaggttgatcgttgccaaggtatatcttaccaaaattacctggtgtgtactcctctaggcaatctctatggcaagtggcatgaaatgaggtttcggagtctaagacccaagactcctgcttgctctccaaataGCGTATCAATGCATCTTTCTCTCTTGAGGAAGAGACGagatttgcttctgtcttcgcctCAAATTCCTTTCTCGGACTTTTGCACTAGTTTTCGAAATGCCTGACCttcccacagttccagcactcaacgTTCTTTGTGCCCGGTCCTAGATCTGCTGCGATTGTTTGATTGTCCATGTCCGCTTCCTTTTCCTCCGCTTTCcacgttcaaggctgaacttgaagtggtgGCATTATTCGACTGCATTCTGATCTCTTCCATCAAAATCATGATGATGACCTCATCGTACTTCAGTTTCGATTTTCCTATGAAGCTACTGATCGCaataacaatacctttccaactctcaggcaactgactaagaatcagtagggcacgaatctcactGTCAAATGTAATTCCAACCGAGAGGAGTTGATCCAACAattcgttgaaattattcaagtgtccgctaaaactttcacctacaAACATGCTCATGGTAAACAATCTTTTCATCAAGTGTACCTTATTCGCAGCtgatggctgctcgtacatattggATAGCGCATtcataagggacttggtggttgtcaagtgcttgatgttgaaggcaacagactttgccaacgtcattCTGATAGCTCTGAGAGCTTTTCAGTCAAGCAACTCtcactcgctctccttcatggattctagtttctccttcaatggtaagtgcaactctttaccaaacaagtagtcatcaatctgcattttccagaaaccgaAGTTCATGTCGTCAAACATCTCAATTTGTGAGCTTTTTttgttcgacatctcgattcgctaATCTAGAGACGGAATTAGCTCAAACAGAGAGCACGGTTGGATCTGGAATAgctgaaaaccttagaaatggttcaagttgttCAAAAAACGGACCGTAAATGGCTTCGAAAAGCCCGGTCAAAGTTTTGGTCAAACCTCAATCAACTTTAACGGGATATTCCCTTCTGACGGAATATCCGACGGCGTTAACTGACGCTGTCTGCTAACGTGGCACGATGGGAACCACTACTGACGTGGCGCTGAAGTGGCGCTGTGGGGCCCACTTGCTAGCGTGTCGCTGTGGGACCTAGCTACTGACATGGCAACTGGCGTGGCGCTAGGGTCCCCAACTATTGACGTGTTGCAGGACCCAACTGACTGGATGCTCCCGCGGCGCATTGACAATGAGCTAACGGGGCGCTGACTCAGTGCTGACGTGGTGATGACATGGCCGTCTTCGACCTTCAAACACTCACCGGGCAATTGCCGGCGTGTGGGAGCGCGTGAGGGCACCTGTCGTTCACTTGCCAACGCGTGAGGGCGCATAGGAACGTCGCCTAGCCATCGGTGGCGCGTGCGGCCTCGTCTGAGTTCCGTTCGAGCTCTAGTTGCCACTGCTTGCTTCGTCTCAACGAGAGGAACGCAATGGTGACCTCAACACTGAGTTTTGAGACACTGGACAAAGACTCCAATCTGAGAATTTTTCTCCGATCTAgcgattttgctccaacctcgctctgataccaattgttggggggTGGATCTAGGAGCAACAATCGCACACGAACAAAATACACAACCACaatggaacaccagatttacgtggttcggccgaatcaacctacgtccacgaagcacacaCCAATTCACTATAACCGGGAGAATAATACAAGGAGGCTATTGCCTTCaacttaactctctctctctttctcacactCCACTCTACTTTGTACACACAGCTCTACACATGACATCTTGCACACACACAGACATCTCATTTATAGCCATGGATGAAGGGTGCAAGTCAACCAAGGTGGGCAATGTAGGTGAAGGTGGCTGCCAGTTTCCACCTACTGCAGCTCAAAATTCAGCATAAGCAGCTGGTTGGTGCGGCTGCTGACGACCAGCTGCAATCTCAACAATTtgtatcttattttaattattgttcTCAAAATTGTGTTTTCTATGAGTTGGGTAAAtttcatttttagtaattttcATGAAGTTTTGTTAAACttaaggatattttgggaatagaATGTTATTTTATCAACATTCCCATGAATAAATCAAACGAAGGTGCAGGAGTACCGCATGCCTAGGAATCTATCAAATAATATGCCTCTAAACCAAACATAGGAATCTTATATTCCCAAGAATCATGTATCCCAAGAATCATGATTCTTAGGAATCTCAGAGCTAGAGGGCATCAAGATGCTGCCAAACACCATATTCACGCTTCTCTATCAATACGCAATTTATAACTTTACATAACTCAtttgcttcaaagattttaaggCAATAAATAGTACAGATGGATTTTTTTCCTCTTTGTTTCCTGAGAAAAACTCTTAAAAGTTTGACGACCAAACCAATGCATTTACCTTTAGATATGTCTCTGTtagcttgatatacattgctggcccataacctaacagcttaagcttttaggtaaagtggtaatctaacatggtagaGCCAGTTCTAGGAgctcctaggttctagtcttgttgcccacgaTAGTTATgtaatgtttaaaaaaattattgtattccctataatgaGTGTTATCTACCATGTGTTTATGTCACCACGTGTTGTCAAGCTAcacgtgcaggggagtgttaaagcttgatatacattgttggcccacaacctaacaacttaagcttttaggtaaagtggtaatctaacagccTCTATTAGAAGTCAATGATGTACTCTTAAAGGAAAATCTTATTCTCAAACACGCATGCCTAAGCAACAATTGAATTTAAACCATACTACATGCTACAAAGATCTTGTCCTATACTTACTCATAAGTTTAGAGGAGGATAAAAGATAATTTCTACATAAAACCAGCAGAAAAAATTATTTACATAGGGACACGAAAAGGTGCAACTGGATGTTTGTGGATGTTTGAGTGTATATGTGGGTGTTGGCCTGCCTGTGAATCAAGAAAATCTTTCTTAGGGTTAGCACGTCAATCaataggcaaaaaaaaaaaaaccgcaaTAAAACATTCTACCACTATGACTTACTCGTCTAGCAATAGATGGTGACTAGTATGGACTAAGGATTGACAATTAGAGAGCAAATTCACAGATCAATATGGACATGCAatcccaaaaattttgaaatttaaataagaaaataagtgAATTCTATCT
Coding sequences within:
- the LOC131144914 gene encoding mitotic checkpoint protein BUB3.3 isoform X1; amino-acid sequence: MNGACLKFENPIRDAISRIRFAPHCNNLLISSWDSSLRLYDVDSSVIRLEVPVEAALLDCCFQHESVAFTAGSDRSVTRYDLLLGIHDTIGDHDDLATCIEYSDETHQVISAGWDRKIMSWDIRCAKALTYTKVLTAAVDSMSLCGFNLMFATGESINMYDLRNLERSLQVKESYTNLRIRCIRSIPNNCEGFAAGTVDGRVALEIPHPSNSNDLGYTFRCHPKSKNGRDHLVAVNDIVFNPLTSSILVTSDNEGYICAWDSQSRRRIFELARCPSSVASLSYNNGGQLLAIAASYSYQEANETEQLPQIFIHETGGDHHVSGSCGKFK
- the LOC131144914 gene encoding mitotic checkpoint protein BUB3.3 isoform X3 gives rise to the protein MPFRESDLLRTATTSSFLPGTLLEVPVEAALLDCCFQHESVAFTAGSDRSVTRYDLLLGIHDTIGDHDDLATCIEYSDETHQVISAGWDRKIMSWDIRCAKALTYTKVLTAAVDSMSLCGFNLMFATGESINMYDLRNLERSLQVKESYTNLRIRCIRSIPNNCEGFAAGTVDGRVALEIPHPSNSNDLGYTFRCHPKSKNGRDHLVAVNDIVFNPLTSSILVTSDNEGYICAWDSQSRRRIFELARCPSSVASLSYNNGGQLLAIAASYSYQEANETEQLPQIFIHETGGDHHVSGSCGKFK
- the LOC131144914 gene encoding mitotic checkpoint protein BUB3.3 isoform X2, translated to MNGACLKFENPIRDAISRIRFAPHCNNLLISSWDSSLRLYDVDSSVIRLEVPVEAALLDCCFQHESVAFTAGSDRSVTRYDLLLGIHDTIGDHDDLATCIEYSDETHQVISAGWDRKIMSWDIRCAKALTYTKVLTAAVDSMSLCGFNLMFATGESINMYDLRNLERSLQVKESYTNLRIRCIRSIPNNCEGFAAGTVDGRVALEIPHPSNSNDLGYTFRCHPKSKNGRDHLVAVNDIVFNPLTSSILVTSDNEGYICAWDSQSRRRIFELARCPSSVASLSYNNGGQLLAIAASYSYQEANETRIWCLCIPNEGWRAEF